One window of the Amycolatopsis mediterranei genome contains the following:
- a CDS encoding enoyl-CoA hydratase/isomerase family protein, which translates to MSDRYGEFPSLTFERPAPGVLRLVLDAPNLNAVSSRMHTELADVWAVIDRDTDTRAVLVQGAGKAFSAGGTFDSIEDMSRDYAVRARVMREARDMVYGVLDLSKPVVAAIHGPAVGAGLAVGMMADISIVGRRAKIVDGHTRLGVAAGDHAAICWPLLCGMAKAKYYLLTCEVLTGEEAERIGLVSRCVDDEDVHAEALRVATSLAAGSASAIGWTKRSLNHWYRTASPIFESSLGLEFFGFGGPDVLEGLASHREKRSPEFTADIPL; encoded by the coding sequence ATGAGCGACCGCTACGGCGAATTCCCCTCCCTCACCTTCGAGCGCCCGGCGCCCGGGGTGCTGCGGCTCGTGCTCGACGCGCCGAACCTCAACGCCGTCTCCTCGCGGATGCACACCGAACTCGCCGACGTCTGGGCGGTGATCGACCGGGACACCGACACCCGCGCGGTGCTCGTGCAGGGGGCGGGCAAAGCGTTCTCCGCGGGCGGAACCTTCGACTCCATCGAGGACATGAGCCGCGACTACGCGGTCCGCGCCCGCGTGATGCGCGAAGCGCGGGACATGGTCTACGGCGTCCTCGACCTTTCGAAGCCGGTCGTCGCGGCCATCCACGGACCCGCGGTCGGCGCCGGGCTCGCGGTCGGCATGATGGCCGACATCTCGATCGTGGGCCGCCGGGCGAAGATCGTCGACGGGCACACCCGCCTGGGCGTCGCGGCGGGCGACCACGCGGCGATCTGCTGGCCGCTGCTGTGCGGGATGGCCAAGGCGAAGTACTACCTGCTGACCTGCGAGGTGCTCACCGGCGAAGAGGCCGAGCGGATCGGCCTGGTGTCCCGGTGCGTCGACGACGAGGACGTGCACGCCGAGGCACTGCGCGTGGCCACCTCGCTGGCCGCGGGTTCGGCCAGCGCCATCGGCTGGACCAAGCGCTCGCTCAACCACTGGTACCGCACCGCTTCGCCGATCTTCGAGTCGTCCTTGGGTCTCGAATTCTTCGGCTTCGGCGGCCCCGACGTGCTGGAGGGCCTCGCGTCGCACCGGGAGAAGCGCAGCCCCGAGTTCACCGCGGACATCCCGCTCTGA